The window GTTTTAGAACTAGATAATTTAAATGCTGATTTAATAATTACTTGTGCTTATGGTCAATTTTTGGGAACGAAGATTTTACAATTAGTGTCGAAAGGTTGCTTAAATATTCATGCTTCGTTGTTACCTAAATTACGAGGTGGAGCGCCAATTCATTGAGCGGTAATTAATGATGAAAAAGAAACTGGTATTAGTTTAATGAAAATGACATCGCAAATGGATGCGGGACCAGTATTTATTCAAGAGAAAATTAGTTTAGTAGCAAATGAAACGGCAAGTAGTTTGCATTGTCGTTTAATTTTGTTAGCAAATATGATGTTAGAAAAATATTTATTCTTAATAATTAGTGGTAAAATTACTCCAGAAATCCAAAATGAACGATTTGCATCGTTTGGTTTAAATATTAAACGAAATAATGAAAAGATTATTTGAAATGTTGATGCTAGAAAAGTAACTTGTCAAATTCGTGGTCTTTTTGAAATCCCCTTAGCTTATACGACTTATGAAAATAAGATTTATAAAATTCATCAGGCGATTGTATATGATATTAATAAACAGGAAGAACCAGCAGGAACAATTTTATCATTTCAACAAGATTGTATTGAAGTTCAAACGGGTAAAGGGAGTATTTTAATTCAAAGATTACAACCTGAGGGTAAAAAAGCAATATTGGTTGAAAATTTTTATCAAGGAAAACATCCTTTGAAAATAGGAACAAAATTTATTTAAGGAAAGGATTTGAAAGGAAAATGTATCGTTTTCGTTCATTAAAATATTTAGCAACAACAGGTGTGATAACAGGTCTTTTAATGTTTTGCGGTTATGCTTCTAGTTTTATTAAAATTGGTGTTGGTTATTTGCAATTAGCTGATATTATTGCTTTACCTTTAATTACATTTATTCCTGGACCAATGATTTTATTTGCTAATCCGATTGCGATGGCATTTGCTGATATTATGGGCGGATATTTTGTTTTTGTCCCTATTACGATTGTTGTTAGGATTTTAATGTTTGTTATTATTCGGATATTAGAACCATACTTTCATTTTATTATTAGTTATTTTTTTGCAGTTTTACCAGTTCTAATTATTTATCCACCATATACTTACTTTATTTCTAATTTTGATCATAGTTATGCGATTACGGCATTAATTAATGATGCTGTGCAAGCGATATCAACATATATTTTTTCCTTGTTTATTACTTGGTTTTTAATTAGAATTAATAGTGTCAGTTATGGTCATCTTTGAAGTGATAGTGATTTTGATTATTTACGAGAGGCAGCGTTGGAAAATAGTAATTTAGAACAAAGTAAGGAAATTAAAAATAATGACAACAAATAAAAATTTAATTCGTAATTTTAGTATTATTGCTCATATTGATCATGGTAAGTCTACTTTGGCGGATCGGCTTTTACAATTAACTGGTACGGTTAGTAAAAGAGAATTAAAAGAACAATTATTAGATTCAATGGATTTAGAGCGAGAAAGAGGAATTACTATTAAGTTAAATGCTGTACAGTTGCAGTATGTTGCTAAGGATCATCAACAATATTGTTTTAATTTAATTGATACTCCGGGACATGTAGATTTTACTTATGAAGTTTCTCGTAGTTTAGCGGCTTGTGAGGGAGCATTATTAGTCGTTGATGCTACGCAAGGGATTCAAGCACAGACATTAGCTAATGTTTATTTGGCGATTGATAATGATTTAACAATTATTCCTGTTATTAATAAGGTTGATTTGCCTAATGCGGACCCCAAAAGAATTAAACAACAAATTAGAGCATTGACAGGAATTGAGTATTCTCATATTCCGTTAATTTCTGCAAAGACCGGTTTAAATGTTGATGAAGTGTTGGAAACTATTGTTAAGAATATTCCTGCTCCAATAAAATCACAAGATGATGCTCCTTTGCAGGCATTGATTTTTGATTCTTATTATGATCAATATCGTGGCGTAATGATTTTCATTCGTGTTTTTCAAGGAACTGTTAAACCTAATGATAAGATTCGTTTTATGGCAACAAGGGGTGAATATGAAGTTATTAGTGTTGGTATTAAGACACCGTTGGAAGTTCAGCAGGATGCAATATTTGCTGGTCAGGTTGGTTGAGTAGCGGCGGCTATTAAGAATATTAAAGATGTTCAGGTAGGAGATACAATGACACATGCTGATTTTCCAACATTAGTGCCATTACCAGGTTATCGAAAAATTAATTCAATGGTTTATTGTGGATTATATCCGGTTGATAGTTCGCGGTATCGGTATGAAGATTTAAAAGATGCATTATCAAAATTGCAGTTATCAGATGCTGCTTTGATATATGAATCAGAAAATTCACAAGCATTAGGATTTGGGTTTCGTTGTGGGTTTTTAGGTTTATTACATATGGATGTTATTCAAGAACGACTTGAGAGGGAATATAATTTAGATTTAATTGCCACAGCACCAAGTGTTATTTATGAAGTTCATTTAACTGATCAGCAAATTATTACTGTGGA is drawn from Spiroplasma endosymbiont of Asaphidion curtum and contains these coding sequences:
- the lepA gene encoding translation elongation factor 4, producing MTTNKNLIRNFSIIAHIDHGKSTLADRLLQLTGTVSKRELKEQLLDSMDLERERGITIKLNAVQLQYVAKDHQQYCFNLIDTPGHVDFTYEVSRSLAACEGALLVVDATQGIQAQTLANVYLAIDNDLTIIPVINKVDLPNADPKRIKQQIRALTGIEYSHIPLISAKTGLNVDEVLETIVKNIPAPIKSQDDAPLQALIFDSYYDQYRGVMIFIRVFQGTVKPNDKIRFMATRGEYEVISVGIKTPLEVQQDAIFAGQVGWVAAAIKNIKDVQVGDTMTHADFPTLVPLPGYRKINSMVYCGLYPVDSSRYRYEDLKDALSKLQLSDAALIYESENSQALGFGFRCGFLGLLHMDVIQERLEREYNLDLIATAPSVIYEVHLTDQQIITVDNPSKLPEVQKIRTINEPFVKVTMMTPETYLGGLMELCQQKRGIYQNLVYVDDTRRILTYEMPLNEIIFDFFDRLKSVSKGYASLDYELLGYRPNKLVKMDILLNGTIVDALSMIVHKDFAYARGRNLCAKLKDIIPQQNFEIPVQASIGNKIIARETIKALRKNVTAKCYGGDINRKKKLLEKQKKGKKRMKAFGNVELPQEAFMAVLSIDDK
- the fmt gene encoding methionyl-tRNA formyltransferase, yielding MVTKVIFMGTPIFAKEVLLKLLTMNFIEIVAVICQPDRKVGRKQEMRIGAVKQVALASKMKIFQPDNINDIVLELDNLNADLIITCAYGQFLGTKILQLVSKGCLNIHASLLPKLRGGAPIHWAVINDEKETGISLMKMTSQMDAGPVFIQEKISLVANETASSLHCRLILLANMMLEKYLFLIISGKITPEIQNERFASFGLNIKRNNEKIIWNVDARKVTCQIRGLFEIPLAYTTYENKIYKIHQAIVYDINKQEEPAGTILSFQQDCIEVQTGKGSILIQRLQPEGKKAILVENFYQGKHPLKIGTKFI